A single window of Streptomyces sudanensis DNA harbors:
- a CDS encoding transposase produces the protein MDSLKAGERRVAMTGKGGRAQSLSIGALVRWQGQEWEVAEWRGPLVTLVGQNGEEPPRAVSYRWLVGADDFAVLTSGAVQATDGAALRATGPREGREEEAALWQARMVEIDTGVAPGCSERAQGFGPETTLAQRCAAMSARMAGEGLRYSAHTLADKRRKWKAAGENPVVLLPAARERRPGGFTDRRCLTAMQDVVARRANDSDVTIDLIREEVEDLLHARHGKELGGRVAVAALLPSRSTFYLRMKESGLADVLDLPTRGRAALASTPPLPHGGREVVLRPGQVMQVDTTPLRVLARGDNGRPTATELTTLIDVASHSQCALMITPSRPRDAETGQAGQATRAIDLTLMLAQAFAPWPVMPGWDPLSAAATSSLPFEALAAADERFTEATAARPVIRPELIIYDHGSPYVSEHFTEVCDRLRIARRPARKRTASDKPLAERFFITLAVRFSQYIRHGWQGRSHRKRGRGIDRMPLFTIAELQQMAQEWVALEYQQNPHSGLRDPFRPGIMLSPNDMYAVQVARSGYRAVPLSPAENRFFLLARWVTPGKGGFMINRRTYQPVAQDAGHYREILLRGGSKLPGRGGQWECRFNPYRPERVWLYDHTTDTWVTCDFRLRHLLTDPWTADMWREHAEQHLVSGDSKQGEEAVALSLAQRDRRRRSSKPPPKRTGKEPIFQGLELETEEPSRDPYAELEEFDLSTLRPYPAQPISPWSPPAADALAALPAGAGGTEASQDGEVPHPLAALFSDDEGDDPADGAVDEEPDDVYEVVEAELVDYVDPDGDVGDESEGEAWKA, from the coding sequence GTGGACAGCCTGAAGGCCGGAGAGAGACGCGTGGCGATGACGGGCAAGGGCGGGCGTGCACAGTCGCTGTCCATCGGGGCGCTGGTGCGCTGGCAGGGGCAGGAGTGGGAGGTGGCGGAGTGGCGGGGGCCTTTGGTCACGCTGGTGGGGCAGAACGGCGAGGAGCCCCCTCGCGCGGTGTCGTACCGGTGGCTGGTGGGAGCGGACGACTTCGCCGTTCTCACCAGTGGTGCGGTGCAGGCGACGGACGGAGCGGCTCTCAGGGCGACGGGGCCGCGGGAGGGACGGGAGGAGGAGGCCGCCCTCTGGCAGGCGCGCATGGTGGAGATCGACACCGGTGTGGCGCCGGGCTGCAGCGAGCGTGCGCAGGGGTTCGGGCCGGAGACGACGCTGGCCCAGAGGTGTGCTGCCATGTCGGCGCGGATGGCGGGCGAGGGGCTGCGCTACTCCGCCCACACTCTCGCTGACAAGCGGCGTAAGTGGAAAGCGGCCGGGGAGAATCCGGTCGTTCTGCTGCCTGCAGCGCGGGAACGACGGCCGGGAGGGTTCACCGATCGGCGCTGTCTGACCGCCATGCAGGACGTGGTGGCGCGGCGCGCGAACGATTCGGACGTGACCATCGACCTGATCCGCGAAGAGGTCGAGGACCTGCTGCACGCGCGCCATGGCAAAGAGCTCGGCGGTCGGGTGGCCGTGGCGGCTCTGTTGCCTTCCCGGTCCACGTTCTATCTGCGGATGAAAGAGTCCGGGCTGGCTGATGTCCTGGACCTTCCGACGCGCGGCCGTGCCGCTCTGGCCTCCACTCCGCCGCTGCCTCATGGCGGGCGTGAGGTTGTGCTGCGGCCGGGGCAGGTGATGCAGGTCGACACGACACCGCTGCGGGTCCTGGCCCGCGGCGACAACGGCCGGCCCACCGCCACGGAGCTGACCACGCTGATCGACGTGGCCAGCCACAGTCAATGCGCGCTGATGATCACCCCCAGCCGTCCCAGGGACGCCGAGACCGGGCAGGCCGGCCAGGCGACCCGCGCGATCGACCTGACCTTGATGCTGGCCCAGGCTTTCGCGCCCTGGCCCGTCATGCCCGGCTGGGACCCTCTCAGCGCGGCCGCCACCTCGAGTCTGCCGTTCGAAGCGCTGGCGGCGGCGGATGAACGATTCACGGAGGCGACCGCCGCCCGCCCGGTCATCCGTCCCGAACTGATCATCTACGACCACGGCAGCCCCTATGTGAGCGAACACTTCACCGAGGTCTGCGACCGGCTGCGTATCGCCCGCCGTCCCGCACGCAAGAGGACCGCGTCCGACAAACCGCTCGCCGAGCGTTTCTTCATCACCCTCGCGGTCCGCTTCAGCCAGTACATTCGGCACGGCTGGCAGGGCCGCAGCCACAGAAAACGTGGCCGCGGCATCGACCGCATGCCGCTGTTCACCATCGCGGAGCTTCAGCAGATGGCCCAGGAATGGGTGGCGCTGGAGTACCAGCAGAACCCGCACTCGGGGCTGCGTGATCCGTTCCGCCCGGGCATCATGCTGTCCCCCAACGACATGTATGCCGTCCAGGTGGCCCGCAGCGGCTACCGTGCCGTACCGCTCTCCCCTGCCGAGAACCGCTTCTTCCTGCTGGCTCGGTGGGTCACTCCGGGCAAGGGCGGATTCATGATCAACCGCCGGACGTATCAGCCTGTCGCGCAGGACGCCGGGCATTACCGGGAGATCCTCCTGCGAGGCGGGTCGAAGCTGCCCGGCCGAGGCGGCCAGTGGGAGTGCCGCTTCAATCCCTACCGTCCTGAGCGGGTGTGGCTGTACGACCACACGACGGACACTTGGGTGACCTGCGATTTCCGGCTGCGGCACCTGCTGACCGATCCGTGGACTGCGGACATGTGGCGCGAACACGCAGAGCAGCACCTCGTATCCGGCGACAGCAAGCAGGGCGAGGAAGCCGTCGCCCTGTCCCTGGCGCAGCGCGACCGGCGGCGGCGCTCCTCGAAGCCGCCGCCCAAGCGCACCGGGAAAGAACCGATCTTCCAGGGACTGGAGCTGGAGACCGAGGAACCATCCCGGGATCCCTACGCGGAGCTGGAGGAGTTCGATCTGTCGACGCTGCGGCCCTATCCGGCACAGCCCATCTCTCCCTGGTCACCTCCGGCCGCGGACGCTCTGGCGGCGCTGCCCGCAGGCGCAGGTGGCACGGAGGCGTCGCAGGATGGGGAGGTCCCGCATCCGCTGGCAGCGCTCTTCTCCGACGACGAAGGCGACGACCCTGCGGACGGCGCCGTGGACGAAGAGCCGGACGATGTCTACGAGGTCGTCGAGGCGGAGCTCGTCGACTACGTCGATCCAGATGGTGATGTCGGTGACGAGAGCGAGGGCGAGGCGTGGAAGGCGTAG
- a CDS encoding TnsA-like heteromeric transposase endonuclease subunit: MSAAASSGGPLDKQAGPGVVALCREPYGPVRACRATALRGLALEEFGPVSEPVPYRGRKGIITYWPIATREQTVVCGSLRQWRLAMELDFEPQWVAFSAGPVELRWRAGGRERRWRPDFVARRADGVREVLVLKPPGKQDVPASKSQMLAEVAREAGWRVLQVREPSGVRGRNLAWLAGYRFASGEEEGRGRVLLEAFRSPRGLREGVAASGLDKLSGLDLAYRLLWQRRLLFDGKRPLLPDAEVWTA, translated from the coding sequence GTGAGCGCGGCGGCGTCCTCTGGTGGGCCGCTGGACAAGCAGGCGGGTCCAGGCGTCGTGGCGCTGTGCCGCGAGCCGTACGGGCCGGTGCGCGCGTGCCGCGCGACAGCGCTGCGTGGGTTGGCCCTGGAGGAGTTCGGGCCGGTGAGCGAGCCGGTGCCGTACCGGGGCCGCAAGGGCATCATCACGTACTGGCCGATCGCGACGCGGGAGCAGACGGTGGTGTGCGGCAGCCTGCGGCAGTGGCGGCTGGCTATGGAGCTCGACTTCGAGCCGCAGTGGGTGGCGTTCAGCGCCGGCCCTGTGGAACTGAGGTGGCGGGCCGGTGGGCGCGAGCGCCGCTGGCGGCCGGATTTCGTGGCTCGCAGAGCCGATGGGGTACGTGAAGTGCTGGTACTGAAGCCGCCCGGCAAGCAGGACGTGCCTGCGTCGAAATCTCAGATGCTTGCGGAGGTGGCCCGGGAGGCCGGCTGGCGGGTACTGCAGGTCCGCGAGCCCTCGGGGGTCCGTGGACGGAACCTGGCCTGGTTGGCCGGCTACCGGTTTGCCTCGGGCGAGGAAGAGGGCCGCGGGCGGGTTCTGCTGGAGGCTTTCAGGTCGCCGAGGGGGCTGCGGGAGGGGGTGGCGGCAAGCGGACTGGACAAGCTGTCGGGCCTCGACCTTGCTTATCGGCTGCTGTGGCAGCGGCGGCTGCTGTTCGACGGCAAGCGGCCGCTGCTGCCCGATGCCGAGGTGTGGACAGCCTGA